One window from the genome of Rana temporaria unplaced genomic scaffold, aRanTem1.1, whole genome shotgun sequence encodes:
- the SLC16A6 gene encoding monocarboxylate transporter 7, producing the protein MTVVRNCPGANVYTEVPDGGWGWAVAVAFFFVEVFTYGVIKSFGVFFKDLMVYFDESNSRISWIISICVFVLTFTAPLSTVLSNRYGHRPVVMLGGFLISLGMIAASFARNVVDMYLTIGVVSGLGYCFSFLPTVTILSQYFEKRRSLVTAIASTGECFAVFAFAPAITALNNQVGWRYCLLIVGALQLNIVVCGALLRPIIIKPPEEAKESRKSQNLESSYMLENEQTLTSLDSIDSGVEVSTSPKNVAGGGTPEKRKPAEQLDVEEKSEPPLLDFSVLRNPSFICYALFGLFATLGFFAPSLYIIPLCLSLGIGKDLSAYMLSSMAIAEVFGRIGAGWILNRKPIQKIYIELIFVVLLCLALVAFPFAGNFWGLVVCSVFFGCMLGTVTGTHIPLVAEEDIVGIEKMSSGVGVYVFIQSIAGLAGPPLGGVLVDWSQNYGSAFYSCAAGMALGAFFLALVRPCKVGLCRKKEDMQEMPEDFLEMDMAKGEELGKSCQSLSGTPSHVI; encoded by the exons ATGACGGTCGTACGGAATTGTCCCGGTGCCAATGTGTATACCGAAGTGCCTGACGGGGGATGGGGCTGGGCGGTGGCCGTCGCCTTCTTCTTCGTGGAAGTTTTCACGTACGGAGTCATTAAGTCGTTCGGCGTTTTCTTCAAGGATCTGATGGTTTACTTTGATGAAAGTAACAGCCGGATCTCCTGGATCATCTCGATATGTGTCTTCGTACTTACCTTCACCG CTCCTCTCTCTACGGTGCTGAGTAATCGCTATGGCCATCGGCCGGTCGTCATGCTCGGGGGATTCCTTATCAGCCTGGGGATGATCGCGGCCTCCTTTGCCCGGAATGTGGTGGACATGTACCTGACCATCGGGGTGGTGTCTG GATTGGGTTATTGTTTCAGCTTCCTCCCAACCGTCACCATCCTATCCCAATACTTCGAGAAACGCCGATCGCTGGTCACCGCCATCGCTTCCACTGGAGAGTGCTTTGCCGTGTTCGCATTTGCTCCAG CTATAACTGCATTAAACAACCAGGTGGGGTGGCGGTACTGCCTGCTGATAGTGGGGGCTCTGCAGCTGAACATTGTGGTGTGTGGAGCATTACTACGACCCATAATCATCAAACCTCCCGAAGAAGCCAAAGAGTCTCGGAAGAGCCAGAACCTTGAGAGCAGCTATATGCTGGAGAACGAGCAGACGCTGACCTCTCTGGACTCCATTGATTCTGGAGTTGAAGTATCTACCTCCCCGAAGAATGTAGCGGGTGGCGGGACCCCTGAGAAGAGGAAGCCGGCTGAGCAGCTGGATGTAGAGGAGAAGTCGGAACCTCCTCTTCTAGACTTCTCAGTGCTGAGGAACCCCAGCTTTATATGCTATGCTCTTTTTGGGCTTTTTGCCACACTGGGCTTCTTTGCGCCATCGCTGTATATCATCCCTCTTTGTCTGAGCTTAGGGATAGGCAAGGACTTGTCTGCATACATGCTATCCTCCATGGCCATTGCTGAGGTCTTTGGCAGGATCGGTGCTGGTTGGATACTCAATAGAAAGCCTATTCAAAAAATTTACATTGAGCTGATCTTTGTTGTTCTGTTGTGCCTGGCGTTGGTTGCTTTTCCCTTTGCAGGTAACTTCTGGGGGCTGGTGGTGTGCAGCGTTTTTTTTGGTTGCATGCTTGGGACTGTTACTGGCACCCATATTCCTCTGGTGGCAGAAGAAGACATTGTTGGCATTGAAAAGATGTCTTCAGGAGTCGGGGTCTATGTTTTTATCCAAAGTATTGCTGGCCTGGCTGGACCACCACTTGGAG GCGTCCTGGTAGACTGGAGCCAAAACTACGGCTCGGCTTTTTACTCTTGTGCTGCTGGAATGGCGCTTGGGGCGTTCTTCCTGGCGCTGGTGAGGCCATGCAAGGTGGGACTCTGCAGGAAGAAGGAAGACATGCAGGAAATGCCGGAGGATTTCCTGGAAATGGACATGGCAAAAGGAGAGGAACTTGGCAAAAGCTGCCAGAGTCTCAGTGGTACACCATCTCATGTAATCTAA